A single genomic interval of Antechinus flavipes isolate AdamAnt ecotype Samford, QLD, Australia chromosome 1, AdamAnt_v2, whole genome shotgun sequence harbors:
- the GGT6 gene encoding glutathione hydrolase 6, which yields MEQIWVDSQAGSLGSVKYQKLLFQESESEEEEEEEEEEEEEEMKVVLFPDSSHQRAPQVNPAQSRLKIWTGILSALLLLGLSVYLAARQLKLTGASDQHQEVAADQIQSLDHHTSGHHHSPGVYPHGAVISESDTCSILGRDLLLDGGNVVDAGVGTALCLALVHPHETGLGAVFWALFHNSSSNQTMALMPAPAQALAPSLGMPGALPALRLLHRNLGRLPWPRLLTATIALAQEGFSVDKALAEALAERGAAGRATGLCPLLCHPNGTVLGQGSHVTNLGLAAVLQRAAQTPESDGQFLRALLHPVAEDLYLEEPLPGHLPTLEPAVQLALPQGLLFTTPNPTAGELLLKILRNPLQAGGLPSDPCPELLAAAQGAYAGAAPAAPVGSLLAAMDREGSVLLMASSLNSTFGSGRLLPSTGILLSDFVGDSQTLSWACPALLCCGPEGDVLALAASGGSSAPLAVARTLLSHLVLQQPLPDAATRPQLHIQLGSNGAPLTCRKTPPETGAPRPEALLLVTTHAEHVRATGVPASSYPSRGH from the exons ATGGAGCAGATCTGGGTCGACTCTCAAGCTGGCAGTCTGGGATCTGTGAAGTATCAGAAGCTACTTTTCCAGGAATCTGAatctgaggaagaggaagaggaggaggaagaggaggaggaggaggaaatgaaagTGGTGCTATTTCCAGACTCAAGTCACCAAAGGGCTCCACAAGT AAATCCTGCCCAAAGCAGACTGAAGATCTGGACTGGGATACTTTCAGCCCTCCTGCTGCTTGGACTAAGCGTCTACTTGGCTGCCAGACAGCTGAAGCTCACGGGGGCCTCTGACCAACACCAGGAAGTGGCAGCTGATCAGATCCAGAGCCTTGATCACCACACATCTGGACACCACCACAGCCCTGGCGTATATCCCCATGGAGCGGTCATCAGTGAGTCAG ATACGTGTTCCATCCTGGGGAGAGACCTGCTGCTGGATGGGGGGAATGTGGTGGATGCAGGGGTTGGAACTGCCCTCTGCCTGGCATTAGTACATCCCCATGAAACAGGATTGG gCGCCGTGTTCTGGGCCCTCTTCCATAACAGCTCCTCCAATCAAACCATGGCCCTGATGCCGGCTCCGGCCCAGGCTCTGGCGCCCAGCCTGGGAATGCCAGGGGCTCTGCCTGCCCTCCGCCTTCTGCACCGAAACCTAGGCCGTCTGCCCTGGCCCCGACTGCTGACTGCTACCATTGCCCTGGCCCAAGAAGGCTTCTCCGTGGACAAAGCCCTAGCAGAGGCGCTGGCGGAGCGGGGTGCGGCGGGCCGGGCCACAGGCCTGTGCCCACTACTGTGCCACCCCAATGGGACCGTGCTGGGCCAGGGCAGCCATGTAACCAACCTGGGCCTGGCTGCTGTGCTCCAGAGAGCTGCCCAGACTCCCGAAAGTGATGGCCAGTTTCTGAGGGCTCTCCTGCACCCAGTGGCAGAGGACTTGTACCTAGAAGAGCCCCTACCCGGCCACCTGCCCACCCTGGAGCCAGCCGTGCAGCTGGCGTTGCCCCAAGGCCTGCTATTTACCACCCCAAATCCCACAGCTGGTGAGCTGCTACTGAAGATACTGAGGAACCCCCTGCAGGCGGGGGGGCTCCCCTCCGACCCCTGCCCCGAGCTCCTGGCAGCTGCCCAGGGTGCGTACGCCGGGGCCGCTCCCGCAGCCCCTGTAGGCAGCCTCCTGGCAGCCATGGACAGAGAGGGTTCGGTGCTCCTCATGGCCTCCTCCCTCAACAGCACCTTTGGCTCCGGGAGGCTACTGCCATCCACAGGTATCCTCCTTAGTGACTTTGTGGGAGATTCCCAGACTCTCAGCTGGGCCTGCCCTGCCCTGCTGTGCTGCGGGCCTGAGGGTGATGTGCTAGCTCTGGCAGCTTCCGGAGGGTCCTCTGCACCCCTGGCTGTGGCCAGGACCCTGCTCAGCCACCTGGTTCTTCAGCAGCCCCTGCCTGATGCCGCCACTCGGCCCCAGCTACACATTCAGCTTGGCTCCAACGGAGCCCCCCTTACCTGCAGGAAGACCCCTCCTGAAACGGGGGCCCCCCGCCCTGAGGCCCTGCTCCTCGTGACCACCCATGCTGAACACGTCAGGGCCACAGGCGTCCCGGCCAGCTCCTACCCTTCACGTGGGCATTAG